TTATTATACAATAACATGAGGTCAGAAAATCAACGTGTTAAACTTTAATTAAATGCTGCCAATTTATTGAGGTTTCAGTGAAAGTTCCTGAGTTTGGGATATGGGGTTTCCATAGAGTTCTCCTGACAACTTTCAAATGTTTTTACCTGTTTGGCATTCTGGGCAAGAAATTGGGCAAGGAGAAATTTTAGGCCAGAGaaatctatatttaaaaaaaaatatatcatttTTTGGTGATGACACTATAAGGCTTTTTGGATGACTTTTAGCTCCTAAATCAGGCACCTGGAGATTTTCATTCTGTCTGAGTCCTCTGGGGTCAATGTCTGGAAGAAGGGAGGGGGTGGAGCCCATCCCTGAAGGGTCCAAGGAAGGGCTGGGTGTGAATTGATCCCACCTGGATTTACTGAGTGTTGTGATCAGATAATGATAAATCCCAACACTCTGCtcctctgtgctgtcccagggaCCCCATTCCTGCCCAGTCCCTGTCACAGGCAGCCCCCCTCTCACCTCTGAgcagaaatgtttcatttttgggGCTTAGCCTCTGCCCATAGAggtggtgccacctccctggctgtgctgccccaaaGCATGCCCCAAAATTGGATATATTCATGATTTCTGTGCATGGAGGAGGTGTCACAGATGGGGCTCAGTTTCTTCATGCAGAAAATGCCAATTTTTTACTCCGTTATCTCATAGGAATTCAAAATTCACTGTGTCAAACCCAATTGGATACCAATACACTGCCAGTTCATTGGTCAGTAAATGGAATTTTGTGCACACCAAATCTCTTTATTCTTGAATTGTTTACACATCTTCCTCACTGATTCCCATTGCACCAATTTCTTGGTTTTGCAGGTGCAAACTTATTTTTGTCACAAGAACAAATTGTTGTGCTGACTTTTCATTCTTATGATTTTTCTCATGGGAAcaagcagaggagctgcacccagccccagcagcaggccTAAGCCATGATGTTGTAAATCCTTCCTTTGTGTGGTTTCCCCTGTTTGGCCCAGGGGGTGTgagactcagggctgccctcGTTGCAGGTGGACTGCAGTGAGTACAAGAAGCTGGAGAATGGGAGGCCCATTTACTGTGAGAGGCTCTACCAACCCTTCTGTGGCTCTGATGGCAAAACCTACAACAACAAATGCTCCTTCtgcaaggctgtgctgtgagtactgagctgcccacagccctgggagccaaAAGCTGCCATGGGCTGAGCAGCTGGGATTTCCACCCCATAAAAGTGCTGGGTTTCTTTAGGGTTGGTActtctctgctcctgtgctttGCCTTTACACCGTAATTGTTCCTCCCACTGATAATGTCCAAGTGATCTAAAGAACAAATGATGGGGAGAACTTCCTATTCTGGCAGGAAGTGTAAAATAGGCAACTAAAAATGACCCAGATATTCAGGTCTGAACTTCCTATTCTGGCAGGAATGGTGAATTTGGACACTAAAGAACTGCTTGGATATTTGTGTGAGCAATGTCCTATTCTGGCAAGAATGGTGAATTTGGACACTAAAGAACTGCTTGGATATTTGTGTGAGCAATGTCCTATTCTGGCAGGAATGGTGAATTTGGACACTAAAGAACTGCTTGGATATTTGTGTGAGCAATGTCCTATTCTGGCAGGAAGCATAAAATAGTGAACCAAAAAATGACCCAAATACTTGTGTGAGCAACTTGCAGCAGGCACTGTAAAGCTGAACACTAAACAATTATTCCTGTTTGTGTGAGGAACTTGTTGCAGGTACTGTAGGATTCAGTCACTAAAAAATACCCTGATGATTGTGTGAGCAGCTTCCTATTCCAGCAGAAACTGTGAATTTGGACAGTAAAGAGTCCAACAGAGACCTGACAAAGCACCTGCACCCAACACAGGTCACACCAAAATTCAGAAGTGGTGCTGGCAATGTCTTGGGTTTATGGATAAATGTGTAATTTTGCAAGGAAGGCTGTTTACAGATGAGTGCCCTGATGTCTGCTGTGAGTGTTTCTGGCGCCTCCTCTGTCAGCAGAGGGTTCCAGAGGCTTTGGTGCAGCTGTTGGTGCAATGCCCGTGTTTTCCCTCGCAGGAAGAGCGGAGGGACCCTGCGCATGAAGCGGGCAGGAGCGTGCTGAGGGcgctgtgctgagcacagctcccctctgccccttcctcctCGTCCTGCCCTGCCAAGCCCAGCCCGGGGAgaagtgccagccctgctgtccctgctccagagctggactGACACTCCTGCCTCGCAGCAcggctgctcctgtgccttcaCACCAGCCCTTCCTTGGATCTTTGTCTCCATGGATGAAGTTCAAATCCCCTGACACCCCTCCCTGACAATGCCCCAAGTCTCCCCAGCTCATCTATCAAATGTTTTCTTGCCTTTACCCAGAAACTTCAGCAGGTATTTTTTCCCAAAGGTTTTCAGCTTTCCCAGGCACTGCTCTGACTCTCCCAGTTTTGTAGCTGAATTTCAAGGGCTTGTTTTTCATCCCTCTCTGTACAATTCTGGTTCCTGTATGTTGTTCAGCTACTCAGTGTACttgtttattaaaataaaacttcactCTGTTTCTTTTGTCCATGGTGAACTTTGTAGAGAATTTATTGCATCTGTGACTAACAAGTATTTCTAAAATTACAGAAAACGGTggtggagcaggggctgggtcCAGAGGTAAAAATCCAAAGCTGGGATACAGAAGTTGTATATTCTGGAATTTATCCCCCAGTCTGgctcttttcttttgctttaaatgAGACCAATCTGGTAAAATGTAAGACTGTAGCAGTCTGTTAAATCCTGTCATTTAAATGGGAACATTCATTAATCTTTTCGCTTGATAAATTTCAGAACCTAAAGAAATTTGTCCTGCTCTTGAATCCTGATTATCTTCACTGTCAAAGTAATTCATGTCTTTTACTCAATACTTGGTCATGGGAATGTATTTTCCCAGAATTAAAATTGTGAATGACTGAGGAATTATTGGAGGAAAATTTTGGAGCAGCTGGACACAGAACAAATCCAGCGCTATCCTTAATTCTGTTTATCTGGAAACCAGGTCCCAGCAATTAGGCAGCAGGAATGAAAATGAGGAAGGTAATATAAAAGCTCCTCATAGTTCAGAGGCTTCAATAAAGAAGTTCCTAGAACAGACTGCAAAATATAaagataagaaaacaaagatCAGATTGAGAAAACAAAGGGAATCTCAGAGTTTCCTCACAGTGTCAGAAAAACCTGATTTGTGGATTTTTGCTGCCTTCCAGCCTCATGGATATTCCCAGCCACTGCTTTGGTTTGTTGGGATATTTAATGGGCTGTGCTTGTGCACCAGACCTAAGGCACCACAActctcagcagccccaggagcgaTTCAAGAAGCTGCAAGTCAGAGGTGTGAAGCACCCCCTGCatttccctggcactgcagtctGCCCCTGATCATTCCTGACgtgggatccctgggatcccTGGACATGGatcctcccaggagcagcaggagagcaggacctGCCCACCTGGGAGCTTCTGCCCACCTGGGAGCTTTCCCTCAGCTCaaagctggcagagcccagaggcacagcagctcctgccacataccagagcacagcacatcAGCTGCAAATTGCTGCAAGTGACACCTGGAGGAAATGCTGGCCAGGCTGGCCAGTCGGGTCtgggggatggagcagagccATGGAAATGTGGGCAAGGGAAAATGAGCAGAGCCTGAGCGAGCTGAGCTCGGCTTCTGTGAGACAGAGAATAAAATGCTGGTGTGGAATAGGAAACAGAACAGATCCTGCACTCAGGGAAGATGAGAGTGCAAAACTCTGCCCTGGAAAGGTACTTAAACACCTGGTGTGTCTTTATAGCTGCTGTATTTACAGCTGAGGGACAAGGAAGGGCTTTCCTGAGGTCctacaaaacattttcttcattcTAGGGCAAGAGGTGATGAAATCTGGAAGCCAGACAGTGGGATCCCTGCAAAAGCAAAGCCAGAATAAAGCTGGCTGGGGTGAGCACAGCACCATTCTCACCTGAGCTCGTGCACCTCAGATGTTCTCTTAGACGCTTTAATTTTGGAATGTTGAggttctgctccctgcagaaTTAATTACTGTGTAATTAACATCTCCTTTGGTGATCAGGAGTGTCCAAGCATGGAgctctggggcagtgggagggtccctgcccatggcaggggtggggtgAGATCtctgaggtccctcccagcccaaaccattccatgatttacCATCAGCTGGGATGGAGAACATTCATCCCTCAGAAGGTGAAAGATTAAAAACATCTCCTAGGGATGCTGCTAAGCACTGAGGGTTTGTGGGGTGCAGAACTTTGGGGTTTTAAAGGAAGGCATTAATTCCCTCAGTCCTTTTATTTTGATTCAGCAATAGCTGTGTCAGAGAACCAGGATTCTGAAACCTTcctaaaatagaaactgtgtaTGTCCAAACAGCTTCCACCAGCAGTAACTGAGAAACAAGAAATGCAATGTGATCTTTTGTTTGGCAGCTGATCAAGACCAGAACAGAATTTTTATTGATGACTGTTCAGCATCTCTGATTTCTGATTGTTTTCCTTTGGGGTTTAGTTCAGATATCCCTGGGTGCCTCAAATTCTAAATTTTCCCACAGGTGGCAGTGGAGGGAGAAAGAAATGGAGGAACCCAAAACCCTTCAGAGATTCATAGAGCTGATCTATGGGATAAATCACAGGGTTTCTGTTAGGGAGAAatggggtggttttggtttctgCTGTCTGTCTTGTAACCACTTCACCATTCACATTCTGTGACTGTTCCAATGACAGCTCAACCCTAAGCCCTGCCCAAATTCCTTAATTCCATTTAGGTTTGCTGTGTCCTTCAGGCAGCCTCCTCTTGCTGCCACCCGTGTCCCCTGCCTTGTGCTGAGGGAGGGCAGGACAAGCTCTGCTGgacctggctctgctcttcccacagGAACCCTCACCTGGCTcatttttggggctgattttttGGATGTTCTGCTGTTTTTGAGGCTGTGTTGCTGTCTCAGGTTGGACTCGGTGACCTctgaggccttttccaacctcagaGATGCTGTTGACACATCCAAAATCCACAGGGATTGCCAagaatttattttgttattcCTACTTTGCCACAGAGCGTTGTGGATTCCTCTGGGATTGTCACTGAACCAGCAGCTGAGTCTTTGCACGCTGTCATTCACAAAAAATAACTCACCAGCAGTCTGCTGGCTGATGAACGAGCCTTGTCACCCAATCCCTCGGGGCCTGCATGAAACATGACTTTAAAACCGTGAGGGAATTGTGATTTCTGCTGGGATCCACCCAAACACAGCCATTAAAACAAGGCTTGGGTGCAGACCTGCCCAATGCTGCAAATACACCTGTGGGGCCAGGGTGAACTCTCCAGGGAAAATCCCTTATAAACCTTGCAGAGCCTCCAGAGGAGGGACATggggtggggaagggtctggagaagccatggagcagcagctgagggcactgggattgtgcagctggaggaggctgaggggagactCCTTGGGGTCTGCAGCTGCTCCCGAGGGGCAGCTCCGatctctgggacagggacagggacagggaaaggctggggctgtaccaggggagggtcagggtggATTTAGGagaaggttcttcccccagaggtgctggcactgcccaggctccccagggatgggcacagcccgaggctgccagagctccaggagggcttGGACAGCGCTCCAAGGAtctcagggtgggattttggggctgtgcagggccaggagctgggctggatgctCGCGGAACCCTGcgatggtttgggctggaaggacctTGACGCCCATCTCATCCCGCCCTGCCACGGGCGCCTCCCGCAGCCGCGGCCGCTCCGAGCTCCATCCCGCTGTGTCCCTCAGCtcggcacagctgggactgcaaCCGCGCCAGCACGTCCGCTGACTCCCACGGCTGCCGCTCTGTGCTGAGCGAGCCCAGCCCCGAACGGAGCCCTCGGAGCCCCCGGTGCCCTCGGagcccccggtgcccccggtgCCCTCAGCGCGGCGCGGGCGGTGCCGCCcccccgggcggggcgggcccgcAGCGCGGCCGGAAGCGGAAGCGGCGCGCAGGAAGCGGCGGCGCTGGCGGAAGGGGCCGCGCAGgaagcggggccggggctgccccgcggCCACAACCGGGGCGAGGGCGGCgaggggagccagggcaggtgaGGGCAGCGAGCGCCAGGGGAGGGCAGCGAGCGCCAGGGGACGGGGGCGCGGCCGGCTCGGcccccggggcggcggggcggggagccggaggccgccgccgcctcccggcCCCGCGGGCTCGGGCCGGCCCCGCTGTCACAGGCCCCGAGGGCCCCCCGGGAGTGAGCGGAGGTGACGGGGCTCTGGGGCAACCTGGTTTTCCTCGGTTTCTCTCGGCACAAACCACCGCGTCCTGGCGTTTCCCCCGCTCCGGGAGCGCCCCTCGCTACCGGCGCTGCCAGGCCGGCCCTGGCTGCTCTCGCCGCGTTTTCCCTCGTTTCTCGCTGCTGCGGAGTCTCCCCGTGGTTCTTTAACCTTTCTAAGGTCCGTAGGGTGTTTACCCATCAAGAACAGAGCACGTCGAGCTGTTGTTTCGTGCGACGTTCGTTGTCGGGAATAAATTGAGGTGGGGCCGCAGAATCCCGTTTGCTTTATTGGATACATAAAGCTCTTCCTGCTGTGGAGATTTGTCTTTTATGTTCAAATGGGGTCAGCTCGCTGATGTAGAATGAGGTGTTAAAGCTGTGCTCATTAGCTCAGAATAACCCCAGGAGGAGCTTTTATTGTGCAGAAAATGCAGACTCATGGAGACAAATCCTTCTTCTCTCCCTTCATGGCAGGGACGGGTTGTGCTGGTGTCATTGGCAGCATTTTTCCTGCCTTGGttgttaatattttcatttctcttgcCTTTTGCCCCAGTGCTTCTGCTGTTCTCTTTCCTGCTGGATTGTTCCCagcacctggctgtgccagcctggaaGGTTTTAGGTTGTGTTGCAATCCTCTGTTCAAGCTGAGCTATCCCAGGTGACTGGGGATTGATGTTTGCCTCGGAATTCAGTCTATAAATAGTTAATTTTATGAGGTTGATCACCCCAAACTGAGCCCTTATATCCTGCCCCCAACAGAACAAACACAGGGTCTTCACTCCTGGCTGGAGAATTCCCCCAATCCAGAGGAGCAGAGATCCAGTCAAACAATAAATCCAAGTGGGGATTTATAGTTTGAATATTCccctttaaaataaagtaatagCAGCAGGCAGGTGGTAATTTAAAATGCACCCAAAATGTGTGGAACCACGTGTTTTGCAGTAACTGGATCACAATGGAGCTGtcagcatttcagtttttgacTGCCACGAGGCCTTGCTGAAAGCTTTTccaaaatctgcctttttttaCCAGTTGTTTTTCCTCGATCCAGTGAATTTTGGCATCCAACCTGTTTAACAGGTTTACTgagctggggatgctctgcCCTCCTCATTCTTGTTCTTGTGTTAGAATGAAATAAATCTTTGCCAGGTGCAGTCATGAAAGGATCTCTCAGCATCTGTGGAAGGTGATTTTCTGTTAGCAGTGAGTTCATCTTTGTTTTAGTTGCTGATGTGTTGCTTCCATGGTAATTGTGGGTGTTTTTACACGGAGCCTTGGagccccagagcctggcagtgctgcagaggggaggacacagctcaggaaggagcagagggaggatcCTGCACGCTGCTTCCAGTGACCCCCAGTTGTTCTGTGCCTTTGATCTGTAACTCAGCAAcctgaatatttttcttgctgttctcACCTCCCAAGAGGAACTGGTTTGAGGGCTTTTAATGGGGCTTTTTGGGAGAGTGATCAGCGGGAgcctatttttttccaaaaagaagaataaatcatttttctgctggacAGACTTTGGACTTTTATTTTGCACTGGAACCTTGTAGTTGGTGCTGAGCTGGTGATCCCTGCACAACTTCCCTGTGACTGCCTTGATCCCAGGGTGGGCACTCTGAAGGTTTTTATTCATAAAAAAAGCTGATCTCTGGTTAAACCTGTGGTGATATTTCTTCATCACCCCCTCAGCCGGGAGGGTTTGTCTGAGAATCCTCAGGTTTTGTGTGAGCCCTTCTGTCTAATCAAGCCACAGCCTGTTTTTTGCAGCTTCACTGCTGTTccctctgtgctgtgtccctctgtgttTCAGGTGCCTGAATTTCATGACTCTGTGCCcttctcctcccagcagagctcgCAGCAGAGATGGGGCCCCGGCGGAAAACTGCGAAAGCAgtgagcagggaaggggcagagtCTACCAAAGCTGAGGAGCCAAAAGATTACATGAACCAGCTCTCTCATGAAGTGCTTTGCCACATCTTTAGGTGAGCACCTGGCAGAAATCAGTTCAGTGCTTCTTCTTACTTTggagttgtttgttttttctccgACTTCACCTGTTTCTGAGACAGCAAACAGTGGATCTACCACAGGTGGAGAAGTGGCTAGAAGGGGGTGacaaatgtttttttcagtctgCAAAATTCGTTTgtaaactgaaaattaatttgtgtGAGTGTCTTGAATGTTAGAATGAAGAAGAAGTAAACAAGTGATTTAATTCTGTTATAAATACTGATTTTAGAGCAGAAATGCACTTCGGGTAGGGCACAGTTGAGGTGATTGTTTGGGAATTGTTGCATCTGCAGAAGGGTACTGGCATGAGGATGTGACCTCCCCTGCAGCAAAGTCCTTCTCCCAGGTGTTCACTCAGCCCTGTTACCCAAAACATAATGGGTCACCCACAAGTTCTTGGAAAACAGCAGCTCTCCAAAACATTTGGGAATTGAGCTTGCAGTATGTGCTAGAAAGAAAGTAACTTAATCAAACCTGTTGAGGGAAATGGCTTGGTcagcagggtttgggttggtttgcaTTGTCTTtaaggaagaaatccttccctgtgagggtgggcagccctggcacaggtgctcagagcagctggggctgcccctggatccctggcagtgcccaaggccaggctggagccacctgggacagtggaaggtgtctctgcccatcgcaggggtggcactggaagggctttaagatcccttccaacccaaacattctgtgtttctctgaTATACCAGAACCAAATTATCTGTGCATTTAAGACTCCATTTGTGTGACTCTTCCACCctcagtgccaggagctgctgagtcACTGCCCAGCAGAACTCCGGATTGAACTCGGGCAATGCCATGTGAGAAatgccccagtgctgcaggcaggctgtgctttgggccagctggaggctgcagcaggggctgtttctgctgtccccaggtACCTGCCCTTGCAGGACATCATGTGCATGGAGTGCCTGTCCCGGAAGCTGAAGGAGGCGGTGACGCTGTACCTGCGCGTGGTCAAGGTGGTGGATCTGTGTGCGGGGCGTTGGTGGGAGTACATGCCCACAGGtgagctctccctgcctctcccctcTGCTCAATAAACCTGCACTTGTGGGGTCTTCCCTTCCTTGGCCTGGCTGCCTTGGGGAGTGGCTTGCCAGGTCTCTGGCTGCGTGCAGATACAAATTTGGCATTGCTGTAttaggtcataggttggacttgatgatctcaaaggtcttttccaagctggTTCATTCTGTGACTGGGAGTGCTCTGTAGGCACCTGTCAACACAATCTGTGTTTGTCTGATTGCTGGAAGGGAGCTGTTTGCATGCAGGCAGCAAAAAATACAATGGAGTGAGAAAGCAACTCATCTGCCAGCACTTAACAATGTAAGGATAAGTTTTGATGTCACACCTCGAGTCACCTGCAGATCAATAGATAAATTTGTCAGTCTGGGTGAACCCTGTGAGTACCAGGATTTCTGCTGGGTTTAAAATGCACTGCTGAGATTTGGTGGGGGGCACAGCTAAAATGAGGGAATTCTGAAAATGAGAGGATTTGCAAATTGAGATTGACTGTGGCTGGTATTAAGCAGGTGTTTAGACCTAGCCTAAAATTGGTGTAAATACAAGTCACTTAGCCAGTTAAAATCCTTTTTATATGCTGTCTTTCACTAGAATAAAATAAACCTTTGCTTTAAGAAACCATCCTGTTTCTGTGAGAAATGTGAGTTGTGTGGTGAATAGTGAGCTGAAATAAGGGATCCAGCTGGGATCTTTTGACCCATGGAGTTGATAAAtggaattccaggaaaaataGACCCACAAAGCTTCCTGTGAGGGTGGAAAGAGCAGAGTGAACCCTGCAGCCATGCAGCTCCTCTGAAGGAAACCCGTAGCAAACCTGCAAAATTCATGGCAGAGGAGTATTTAGGTCATGATTTCTAGAATGTGGAAGTAAAAGAAAAGCTATTGCTTCACCAAGTGCATCTTTTCAACACCGCAGAACTTGTACTGCCACATAGAGAGAGAAGTGTGTTTGGCTTTCCCTTCAGAGCCGAGTGTCTGCTGCCACACCAATACCAAATGTGTTGTTGTTGTCTTAGGTTTCACTGATTCCAGCTTCCTAACGCTGCTGAGGAAGATGCCAGACATTGAACAACTTTATGGTCTTCATCCCAGGTATCTGGAAAGGCGCCGGGTCCGTGGCCATGAAGCTTTCAGCATTCCTGGAGTTTTAGAGGCTTTGCAGGCCTGTCCAAATTTGCTGGTGAGTGGCTGGACTTGGGAGAGAACCTCCTTCAGCACTGTTAAAAATTGTGACAGGGACTTGGTGCTTCCAGGGCTGTGGTTTAGGCCTGGCTGCACAGGGAGGAATTAATTGTGACCCTGTTTGCTGATGACAGCTATTTTTAGTTGCACCACTGGGAATCCCAGGTGCTCTTAAGCCCAGCAAGGAATTAAAGCTCCAATCCCTCTGCTTTTAAACAGACAAGTCTTGCtagaaatgaaaagtgaaataaagttGCATTCTGTAGTTTACATGGTTAAGAGGATGTTGTTGTTGAACTGGTGTTAGAGCATTTGCTTTGCTTCCTTTTATCCAGGGTGTTGAGACCTCTCATTTAGAGCTGGTGGAAGCTATTTGGACATACATGCCCCAAGTCCACATTTTAGGGAAGTTTCGTAATCGTAATGGTGCTTTTCCAATTCCTCCTGAGAACAAGCTGAAAATTCCTATAGGAGCTAAAATTCAGACTTTGCACTTAGTAGGTGAGTGTGGTCGTGGTGAAGTAGTTGGCTTCAACACAGGTGGATTTAAAGGCTTTGAAACTCTGCAGATTTGTAATTCTTTGGAGGAGAGGGAGTTTGGGCTGTGGCATCTTGGAGATCTTAGTTGGATATTTGATAGCAGGTGCAGGGGGCAAGTTCTAAAGAGTTATTGACAAACCAAGGTGAAGAACTTGTGTTTCAAGTGTTCACAGCTTTTCTCACTTGccacaaagcacagaaaagcttCCTTTTGAGAGCCAGGAATTTGTCATGCAGAGGATTAGTTTAAAGCttgtttaaaatgtttgtttgttttgtttatgtaTTATTAGGGGTGAATGTCCCTGAGATTCCTTGTATCCCAATGCTGAGGCACCTTTATTTGAAGTGGGTGAGACTCACCAAACCACAGCCTTTTAAAGATTTCCTTTGTATCAGCTTACGTGCTTTTGTCATGAGGAACTGTGCTGGTAAGAGGGATTCTTCCTGTCTGAAGGGGATGGTAGAGCATGGAGGAAATCTGGTTCTGTTAAAGTCTTGGAATTTCGCATTCTGAGAGCAGCCCTTGTTTGATTTGTGGTGTTGGACAGaaatctctccctgtcctgtcccttaCTTGGTGCTGTGTGGTTCTGTTGACTTCCTGCTCTAGAGGGATTTGTGTGGATGTGTTTTAGTTCTTCCATGGGAAAATTCAGGGAGAAGTGAACAATGTGCTCTGTTTTTCTGGCCTTGTTGTGTGCAGGACCCACAAACTCTCTGAAGTATGTTCCCCTGGTGACAGGCCTGGCTTCTGCCAGGAATCTGGAGCACTTGGAGCTGGTCCGTGTTCCATTTCTTGGAGGACTTATCCAGCACGTGGTAGAAGACAGCTGGAGATCTGGTGGGAAACTCCTACTCCCTCAtacctaaataaaaataaataaataaataaattagcaAATTCTGGGGGCTTTTTGTCTGtagcatgttttttttttttttttttttgagtgtttGGAACTATGGTCATAGTGCTGAACATGCTCTGTATTGGGTGTAATTCTGATATTCTAACTGCAATTAATTCTTAATGAGCTACCTATGTTGATGAGCAGAACCAGGATTGGAGGAGTTGGGtgcaaatatttgttttcttgattTGCTGGAAAAGATTAAGACAACACTGG
This genomic interval from Haemorhous mexicanus isolate bHaeMex1 chromosome 15, bHaeMex1.pri, whole genome shotgun sequence contains the following:
- the SPINK9 gene encoding serine protease inhibitor Kazal-type 9, whose amino-acid sequence is MKVTLVLLAVAALCLAFSTADAATENEVDCSEYKKLENGRPIYCERLYQPFCGSDGKTYNNKCSFCKAVLKSGGTLRMKRAGAC